The Salvelinus sp. IW2-2015 linkage group LG31, ASM291031v2, whole genome shotgun sequence genome window below encodes:
- the LOC111955890 gene encoding LOW QUALITY PROTEIN: integrator complex subunit 3-like (The sequence of the model RefSeq protein was modified relative to this genomic sequence to represent the inferred CDS: inserted 3 bases in 2 codons): MEPSPAKGKPQGRLLVSTTLDAKDELEERLERCVGIVTSLTNGLSEREANDAITANVCKGPQQHEEVCLGLFALLLTEPPQAQRCYRDLTLVNRDGMNVVLIKINQILMEKFLKLQDVCRTQLVWLVRELVKSGVIGADGILMTLMKQIAGGDITNKNLWLAENVLDILVEQREWVLKSGMLIAMSVYTYLRLIVDHGTPALLVLRQKEVDFCIGLLREKFMECFIIGRDLVRLLQIVARIPEMELLWKDLLHNPQALSPQFTGLLQLLTARTSRKFLACRLTPDMETKLLFMTSRVRFGQQKRYQDWFQRQYLSTAESQSLRCDLIRYICGVVHPSNEVLSSDILPRWAIIGWLLTTCTSNVAASNAKLALFYDWLFFSPEKDSIMNIEPAILVMHHSMKPHPAITATLLDFMCRIIPHFFPPLEGQVRQGVFNSLTFIMEKRVLAHLAPLFDNPKLDRELRSMLRERFPEFCSSPSPPTEGRDEVKMEESVSLEMDNHVLLDKEDGCYDNTEAAFSDDEEEINNKGNKKREFRFHPIKEAIIEEPADITPYVDQLDDMMKEKVLQLQKGSDTETHCEVMQEIVDLILEEDFESEQMSTLASCLAELFKGHFRGDVLPDEITEESLEESVCKPVCLVFRNLCQMQEDNSGFSVLLEMLAELYQKQPKIGYHLLYYLKASKAAMGKMSLYESFAQATALGDLHTCLMMDMKACQEDDIRLLCYLTPSIYTEFPDETLRSAELLNMIVAVIDSTQLQELMCHVMIGNLVMFRKDSVLNILIQSLDWETFEQYSTWQLFLAHSIPLETIIPILQHLKYKRHPEALSCLLLQLRREKPSGEMVKMVLSRPCHRRXPFTTSILRHWAAKHDDVLGEXIKALLIKNNNLPRKRQSLRSSSSKLAQLTLEQILEHMDNLRLNLSNTKNSFFTQTPILQALQHVQASCDEAHKMRFSDLFSLAEEYEEPSSKPPKSRRKAPASSPRSRKGAATPVSNEEESASSSASEEEDSKPKAPKRKRKGSSAVASDSD; the protein is encoded by the exons ATGGAGCCTTCACCGGCAAAGGGGAAACCACAGGGTCGCCTATTGGTGTCCACGACCCTGGACGCAAAAGATGAGCTGGAGGAG CggttggagaggtgtgtggggaTCGTTACTTCATTGACAAATGGCCTGTCGGAGCGTGAAGCCAACGATGCCATCACAGCTAAT GTGTGTAAAGGCCCACAGCAGCACGAGGAGGTGTGTCTGGGACTCTTTGCTCTGCTGCTCACAGAACCCCCACAGGCACAGAGG TGCTACAGAGACCTGACCCTGGTGAATAGGGACGGCATGAACGTGGTCCTGATCAAGATCAACCAGATCCTCATGGAGAAGTTCCTCAAGCTGCAAGACGTGTGCCGCACACAG TTGGTGTGGTTGGTGAGGGAGCTGGTGAAGAGTGGCGTAATCGGAGCGGACGGCATCCTCATGACCCTTATGAAGCAGATCGCAG GAGGAGACATCACTAATAAGAACCTGTGGCTGGCTGAGAATGTGCTGGACATACTGGTGGAACAAAG GGAGTGGGTGCTGAAGAGTGGCATGCTGATAGCCATGTCCGTGTACACCTACCTGCGCCTCATCGTGGACCACGGCACCCCGGCGCTgctggtcctcagacagaaggaggTGGACTTCTGTATCGGCCTGCTCCGAGagaag TTTATGGAGTGTTTTATCATTGGGAGAGACCTGGTGCGTCTGCTGCAGATTGTGGCCCGGATCCCGGAGATGGAGCTGCTGTGGAAAGACCTGCTCCACAACCCCCAGGCCCTGAGCCCTCAGTTCACTG GCTTGCTGCAGCTCCTGACCGCTCGCACATCCCGGAAGTTCCTGGCTTGTCGCCTCACACCAGACATGGAGACCAAACTGCTCTTCATGACCTCcagg GTGCGTTTTGGCCAGCAGAAGCGATACCAGGACTGGTTCCAGAGACAATACCTGTCCACGGCAGAGAGCCAGTCGCTGCGCTGCGACCTGATTCGCTACATCTGCGGCGTGGTGCACCCATCCAATGAGGTGTTGAGCTCCGACATCCTGCCCCGCTGGGCTATCATTGGCTGGCTGCTCACCACCTGCACG TCTAACGTGGCGGCCTCCAACGCCAAGCTGGCCCTGTTCTACGACTGGCTCTTTTTCAGCCCAGAGAAGGACAGCATCATGAACATAg aGCCGGCCATCTTGGTGATGCACCACTCCATGAAGCCTCATCCAGCCATCACTGCCACTCTCCTGGACTTCATGTGTCGG ATCATCCCTCACTTTTTCCCCCCTCTGGAAGGGCAGGTGCGTCAGGGGGTCTTCAACTCTCTCACCTTCATCATGGAGAAAAGAGTGCTGGC TCACCTAGCCCCACTCTTTGACAACCCCAAACTGGACCGGGAGCTGCGCTCCATGCTGAGGGAACGCTTCCCAGAGTTCTGCAGTTCCCCCTCACCCCCCACCGAGGGAAGGGATGAAG TGAAAATGGAGGAGTCTGTTTCCTTGGAGATGGACAATCATGTGTTGCTGGACAAGGAGGACGGTTGCTATGACAACACGGAGGCTGCCTTCAGCGACGATGAGGAGGAGATTAACAACAAGG GAAATAAAAAGCGGGAGTTCCGATTCCACCCAATCAAAGAGGCCATTATTGAGGAGCCCGCTGACATCACTCCCTACGTGGACCAATTGGATGACATGATGAAGGAGAAGGTGTTGCAGTTACAGAAAGGAAG TGACACTGAGACACATTGTGAAGTCATGCAGGAGATCGTGGATCTGATCTTGGAG gaggacTTTGAGTCAGAGCAGATGTCCACTCTGGCCTCCTGTCTGGCCGAGCTCTTCAAGGGCCACTTCAGAGGAGACGTGCTTCCCGACGAGATCACAGAAGA GTCGCTGGAGGAGTCTGTGTGTAAGCCTGTGTGCCTGGTGTTCAGGAACCTGTGTCAGATGCAGGAGGACAACAGTGGCTTCTCAGTGCTGCTGGAGATGCTGGCGGAGCTCTACCAGAAACAGCCCAAGATCGGCTACCACCTGCTTTACTACCTCAAGGCCAG TAAAGCGGCGATGGGGAAGATGAGTCTGTATGAGTCTTTTGCCCAGGCCACAGCGCTAGGAGACCTGCACACCTGTCTGATGATGGATATGAAGGCCTGCCAGGAGGACGACATCAGGCTCCTCTGCTATCTCACACCATCCATCTACACCGAG tTCCCAGATGAGACATTGCGCAGCGCAGAGCTACTCAACATGATTGTAGCCGTCATCGATTCAACACAG cTGCAGGAGCTGATGTGTCACGTGATGATTGGCAATCTGGTGATGTTCCGCAAGGACTCTGTCCTCAATATCCTCA TCCAGTCTCTGGATTGGGAGACGTTTGAGCAGTACAGCACCTGGCAGCTCTTCCTGGCCCACAGCATCCCACTGGAGACCATTATCCCCATCCTGCAGCACCTAAAGTACAAA AGACACCCAGAAGCACTCTCCTGTTTGCTGTTGCAACTACGCAGGGAAAA GCCCAGTGGGGAGATGGTGAAGATGGTGCTCAGTCGGCCCTGCCACCGGAG ACCATTCACCACCAGTATCCTGCGCCACTGGGCGGCCAAGCACGACGACGTCCTGGGGG CCATCAAGGCCCTgctcatcaagaacaacaacctgcCACGCAAACGCCAGAG TCTGCGTAGCTCCAGCAGTAAACTGGCCcagctgaccctggaacagatcCTGGAGCACATGGACAACCTGAGGCTGAACCTCAGCAACACCAAGAACAGCT TCTTCACACAGACACCCATCCTGCAGGCACTGCAGCACGTCCAGGCCAGCTGTGACGAGGCCCACAAGATGAG ATTCAGCGACCTGTTTTCATTGGCAGAGGAGTATGAAGAGCCCTCCTCCAAGCCTCCCAAGTCACGGCGCAAGGCCCCCGCTTCCTCTCCGCGGTCGCGTAAGGGAGCGGCCACCCCTGTTAGCAACGAGGAAGAAAGCGCATCCAGTAGTGCCTCG GAGGAAGAGGACTCCAAACCCAAAGCTcccaagaggaagaggaaaggctCATCKGCGGTGGCCTCGGACAGCGACTGA